Proteins encoded by one window of Dioscorea cayenensis subsp. rotundata cultivar TDr96_F1 chromosome 6, TDr96_F1_v2_PseudoChromosome.rev07_lg8_w22 25.fasta, whole genome shotgun sequence:
- the LOC120263623 gene encoding uncharacterized protein LOC120263623, whose translation MHFADVCCLQESKLEEISAATWREIGGHRLDKFCFVPARGSAGGIIVGWNSASFTCSILTRGTFCLTVEFYSKLVNVTWRCTTVYGPNARALKREFWEELRANVGPQDKPWIICGDFNATFKVEDKNGGIPNLEDIRMANLFLHDLKLQEPPAVGRRFSWTNGQSEAIWVKLDRFIVNEDCASRFPKMIQNSLPRLGSDHVPIRLEVRYHCSMPRPFRYEIAWATAEGFGDLVKKWWEDCSLQGCGAFVMAKKLMYLRGQLRTWAKFSFGSIKLKKLALLHELDLLDVAKENGVLSAEESNHEVATRSELDQICKQEEIYWRQRSRLQWLKEGDDNTSYFHAVANGRKNRNCIPCIAHNGVTITDPKEIGKAFCERFHQQFGLKRSTRSLIDFRKLLLNRNAMDLSQLERPFTIEEVKAAVLDLGKDKAPGPDGFPLQFF comes from the coding sequence ATGCACTTTGCGGATGTCTGTTGTCTACAAGAGTCAAAGCTCGAAGAGATCTCTGCAGCAACATGGAGGGAAATTGGCGGGCATCGTCTTGATAAATTCTGTTTTGTTCCGGCAAGAGGTTCGGCGGGGGGGATTATCGTCGGGTGGAATAGTGCAAGTTTTACATGCTCGATTTTAACAAGGGGCACCTTCTGTCTCACGGTGGAATTTTATTCCAAATTGGTGAACGTGACTTGGCGATGCACAACCGTCTATGGTCCCAACGCTCGCGCGCTTAAGCGTGAGTTTTGGGAGGAATTGAGAGCAAATGTGGGACCCCAAGACAAGCCGTGGATCATTTGTGGTGACTTTAACGCAACGTTCAAGGTGGAGGACAAAAATGGTGGCATCCCCAATCTTGAAGACATTAGAATGGCCAATTTGTTCCTCCACGATTTAAAGCTTCAGGAGCCCCCGGCGGTTGGTCGCAGGTTTTCTTGGACCAATGGTCAATCGGAGGCGATCTGGGTGAAGCTGGACAGATTCATAGTCAATGAGGATTGTGCCAGCAGATTCCCCAAAATGATCCAGAATAGTCTGCCGAGGTTGGGCTCTGATCATGTTCCAATACGGCTTGAGGTGAGATACCACTGTTCTATGCCGCGTCCTTTTAGGTACGAAATAGCTTGGGCAACGGCTGAGGGCTTCGGGGACCTTGTAAAAAAGTGGTGGGAGGATTGCTCGCTACAGGGGTGTGGGGCTTTCGTGATggcaaaaaaattaatgtacCTCAGAGGCCAGCTGCGTACATGGGCAAAATTCTCTTTTGGATCCATCAAACTCAAGAAACTTGCGTTGTTACACGAACTGGATTTGCTAGATGTGGCTAAGGAGAATGGGGTTCTATCGGCCGAGGAGTCAAATCACGAGGTAGCTACCAGATCGGAGTTGGATCAAATCTGTAAACAAGAGGAAATATATTGGAGGCAACGTTCCAGGTTACAATGGTTGAAAGAGGGTGACGACAATACCAGTTATTTTCATGCGGTGGCCAATGGTCGTAAAAATAGAAATTGTATTCCTTGTATTGCTCACAATGGCGTCACTATAACGGACCCTAAAGAAATTGGAAAAGCGTTTTGTGAGCGATTTCACCAACAATTTGGTCTTAAGAGATCTACCCGTTCCTTGATTGACTTTAGGAAATTACTGTTAAACAGGAACGCTATGGATCTATCACAACTCGAAAGGCCTTTCACAATAGAGGAAGTCAAAGCGGCCGTATTGGATCTGGGTAAAGATAAGGCGCCAGGACCTGATGGTTTCCCCCTACAGTTCTTTTGA
- the LOC120262959 gene encoding LOW QUALITY PROTEIN: AAA-ATPase At4g30250-like (The sequence of the model RefSeq protein was modified relative to this genomic sequence to represent the inferred CDS: deleted 2 bases in 1 codon) — protein MEVILSQMWSLLGLLTVLHNVLPSQLLSLLHSLWQSLQDSLTPYSYFDIPEFLGSSAVEPNDLYRHVHLYLHHSLLSSSPPPPLPRLTLSLPRSSSPSSPPSLSLSPNHSIEDIFSGHRLVWTHHADTLHDSLDERRSFSLRLPKRHSLLLPYISHVSSVAEVLSHSSRQRRLFTNSGSSSGAAWASVPFRHPATFDTLSLDQTLKKFLISDLDSFVNGGDFYRSTGRAWKRGYLLHGSPGVWKSSLVAAIANHLHYDVYDLELTKVADNSDLRALLIQTTNRSIIVIEDIDCSLDLTGDRAIKTRKRTRRMRGVRRSGGGATSSSGEDDDDDEKGCENGEARVTLSGLLNFTDGLWSCCGEERIIVFTTNYKGRVDPALLRPGRMDVHVRLGVCGVEVVKELVERYVGKGKVRKEMMEMVEEGVRMGKGMTAAEVGEVLLRNREEPEKAVRELVGEMQRKGVSCGSGGEVEEEEEEEEDGGWTEGSWEGGPEGKRRKEKDGWQGRVRFLGRLRSLTKSESGRRGV, from the exons ATGGAGGTGATACTGTCACAAATGTGGTCACTCTTAGGACTTCTAACAGTCCTACACAATGTCCTACCATCCCAACTCTTATCACTTCTACACTCACTCTGGCAATCCCTTCAAGACTCCTTAACTCCATACTCCTACTTCGACATTCCTGAATTCTTAGGTTCCTCCGCCGTCGAACCTAACGATCTCTACCGCCACGTCCATCTCTATCTCCACCACTCTCTCCTCTCCTcttcccctcctcctcctcttcctcgtCTCACCCTTTCTCTCCCTCGTTCCTCCTCACCTTCTTCACCTCCTTCTCTATCTCTCTCACCCAACCACTCCATTGAAGACATCTTCTCCGGCCACCGTCTTGTCTGGACTCACCACGCCGACACTCTCCACGACTCTCTCGACGAGCGTCGCTCCTTCTCTCTCCGTCTTCCTAAACGTCattctcttctccttccttACATCTCCCATGTCTCCTCCGTCGCCGAAGTGCTCTCCCACTCCTCTCGCCAACGCCGTCTTTTCACTAACTCCGGCTCCTCCTCCGGCGCCGCTTGGGCTTCTGTTCCTTTCCGTCATCCTGCCACTTTTGACACCCTTTCCCTTGACCAAACTCTCAAGAAGTTCCTCATCTCCGACCTTGATTCTTTTGTTAATGGTGGTGACTTTTATCGAAGCACTGGTCGTGCATGGAAACGTGGTTATCTTCTTCACGGTTCTCCAGGGGTCTGG AAGTCTAGTCTTGTTGCTGCCATTGCCAACCACCTTCATTACGACGTCTACGACCTTGAGCTCACTAAAGTTGCCGACAACTCTGATCTCCGTGCACTTCTTATTCAGACTACTAATCGGTCTATTATAGTCATTGAAGACATTGATTGCTCACTTGATCTAACTGGTGATAGAGCAATCAAAACAAGgaagagaacaagaagaatgagAGGAGTTCGTCGTAGTGGTGGTGGTGCAACGAGTAGTAGTggagaggatgatgatgatgatgagaaagGGTGTGAGAATGGGGAAGCTAGAGTGACTTTGTCTGGGTTGTTGAACTTTACTGATGGGTTATGGTCCTGTTGTGGGGAAGAGAGGATTATAGTGTTTACGACGAATTATAAAGGAAGAGTTGATCCGGCATTGCTTAGGCCGGGAAGAATGGACGTGCATGTGAGGTTGGGAGTTTGTGGGGTGGAAGTGGTGAAGGAGTTGGTGGAGAGGTATGTAGGGAAAGGGAAGGTGAGGAAGGAGATGATGGAGATGGTGGAAGAAGGGGTGAGAATGGGGAAAGGAATGACTGCGGCGGAGGTTGGGGAAGTGTTGTTGAGGAATAGGGAGGAGCCGGAGAAGGCGGTTAGGGAGTTGGTAGGGGAAATGCAAAGGAAGGGAGTATCATGTGGGAGTGGAGGAGAagtggaggaagaggaggaggaggaagaggatggAGGATGGACTGAGGGGAGTTGGGAAGGAGGGCCGGaagggaagaggaggaaggagAAGGATGGGTGGCAAGGAAGAGTGAGGTTTTTGGGGAGGTTGAGGAGTTTGACTAAGTCTGAATCTGGAAGGAGGGGAGTGTGA
- the LOC120262886 gene encoding LOW QUALITY PROTEIN: replication factor C subunit 3-like (The sequence of the model RefSeq protein was modified relative to this genomic sequence to represent the inferred CDS: deleted 2 bases in 2 codons) — protein sequence MADLASPMEIDPSFPKPTDSGVHKGKTAAISTGSKSAPWVEKYRPQSLADVAAHRDIIDTIDRLTNENKLPHLLLYGPPGTGKTSTILAVARKLYGSQYRNMILELNASDDRGIDVVRQQIVDFASARSLSFSGQAPVKLVLLDEADAMTKDAQFALRRVIEKHTKSTRFALICNHVNKIIPALQSRCTRFRFAPLDATYIRERIQYVIKAEGLDVDEGGLTALVRLSNGDMRKALNILQSTHMASPHITEEAVYLCTGNPMPKDIEQIAFWLLNESFTTSFRKISDMKMRKGLALVDIVREVTMFVFKIKMPSDVRVKLINDLADIEYRLSFGCNDKLQLGSLVSTFTNARCAIVAAAK from the exons ATGGCGGACCTGGCCTCTCCCATGGAGATCGATCCTAGTTTTCCGAAGCCCACCGACTCTGGCGTGCATAAAGGCAAGACCGCTGCCATCTCCACTGGCTCCAAATCAGCTCCTTGGGTCGAG AAGTACCGTCCTCAATCCCTAGCCGACGTTGCCGCCCACCGTGACATCATTGACACCA TTGATCGTCTGACAAATGAGAACAAGCTACCGCACTTGCTGCTCTATGGACCACCGGGGACG GGAAAGACATCAACAATACTGGCTGTGGCTCGGAAGCTCTATGGATCACAGTACCGCAACATGATCCTCGAACTCAATGCCTCTGATGATAGGGGCATTGATGTTGTCCGTCAGCAGATCGTTGATTTCGCCAGTGCGCGCAGTCTCTCCTTCAG TGGGCAGGCTCCTGTGAAGTTGGTTCTGCTGGATGAAGCTGATGCTATGACCAAGGATGCGCAATTTGCATTACGTAGAG TGATTGAGAAGCATACCAAGAGCACTAGATTTGCTCTCATCTGCAATCATGTCAATAAAATTATTCCAGCGTTGCAGTCGAGATGCACAAGGTTTAGGTTTGCACCGCTTGACGCTACATATATCAGAGAACGGATTCAGTATGTTATAAAGGCTGAAGG gcttgatgtggatgagggtGGCCTGACAGCATTAGTGCGCTTAAGCAATGGTGACATGAGAAAGGCTTTGAATATATTGCAG TCAACACATATGGCTTCTCCACATATAACTGAAGAAGCTGTCTACCTGTGTACTGGGAATCCTATGCCCAAGGATATTGAGCAGATAGCCTTCTGGCTTCTTAATGAATCATTTACTACTAGTTTTAGAA AAATATCTGATATGAAAATGAGGAAAGGACTTGCGTTGGTTGATATTGTCCGCGAGGTTACTAT GTTTGTGTTTAAGATCAAAATGCCATCAGATGTCCGAGTTAAACTAATCAATGATTTGGCTGATATTGA GTATAGACTGAGTTTTGGATGCAACGATAAGCTGCAGCTCGGGTCACTTGTTTCTACTTTCACAAATGCCAGATGTGCCATCGTTGCTGCGGCCAAGTAA
- the LOC120262970 gene encoding protein PHOTOSYSTEM I ASSEMBLY 2, chloroplastic isoform X1 yields MSGSGHLFLSPLVPFISNCSPRTRRKQSYGDSLLARSHIHSNLEDDVDKQGNTESLSNSSKVKDSQSLPSRRKCLQCISASLALIHISGYSSTPSGNAVQSSGGSFEKEKAVCRNCGGSGAVVCDMCGGTGKWKALNRKRAKDVYEFTECPNCYGRGKLVCPVCLGTGLPNNKGLLRRPEARKLLDKMYNGRLLPNS; encoded by the exons ATGAGCGGCAGTGGGCACCTCTTCCTCTCACCTTTGGTTCCCTTCATCTCCAACTGTTCtccaagaacaagaagaaaacagAGCTATGGAG ACTCACTGTTAGCTAGGTCTCACATTCACTCCAACTTGGAAGACGACGTCGACAAGCAGGGTAACACAGAGTCTTTATCAAACTCATCAAAGGTGAAG GATTCTCAATCATTGCCTTCACGGCGTAAATGCCTTCAGTGTATATCAGCAAGTCTTGCATTGATACACATCTCAGGTTATTCTAGCACGCCTAGTGGAAATGCTGTGCAAAGTTCGGGTGGTTCATTTGAGAAAGAAAAAGCAGTATGTCGGAATTGCGGGGGCAGTGGTGCTGTAGTAT GCGACATGTGTGGCGGCACAGGAAAATGGAAAGCTCTCAATAGAAAGCGAGCAAAAGATGTATATGAGTTCACCGAGTGTCCGAATTGCTATG GTCGCGGGAAACTGGTATGCCCAGTATGTCTCGGAACTGGTTTGCCGAATAACAAAGGACTTCTGCGGAGACCCGAGGCTCGGAAATTACTAGACAAGATGTACAATGGCAGGCTTCTCCCTAATTCCTAG
- the LOC120262970 gene encoding protein PHOTOSYSTEM I ASSEMBLY 2, chloroplastic isoform X2 gives MSGSGHLFLSPLVPFISNCSPRTRRKQSYGDSLLARSHIHSNLEDDVDKQGNTESLSNSSKDSQSLPSRRKCLQCISASLALIHISGYSSTPSGNAVQSSGGSFEKEKAVCRNCGGSGAVVCDMCGGTGKWKALNRKRAKDVYEFTECPNCYGRGKLVCPVCLGTGLPNNKGLLRRPEARKLLDKMYNGRLLPNS, from the exons ATGAGCGGCAGTGGGCACCTCTTCCTCTCACCTTTGGTTCCCTTCATCTCCAACTGTTCtccaagaacaagaagaaaacagAGCTATGGAG ACTCACTGTTAGCTAGGTCTCACATTCACTCCAACTTGGAAGACGACGTCGACAAGCAGGGTAACACAGAGTCTTTATCAAACTCATCAAAG GATTCTCAATCATTGCCTTCACGGCGTAAATGCCTTCAGTGTATATCAGCAAGTCTTGCATTGATACACATCTCAGGTTATTCTAGCACGCCTAGTGGAAATGCTGTGCAAAGTTCGGGTGGTTCATTTGAGAAAGAAAAAGCAGTATGTCGGAATTGCGGGGGCAGTGGTGCTGTAGTAT GCGACATGTGTGGCGGCACAGGAAAATGGAAAGCTCTCAATAGAAAGCGAGCAAAAGATGTATATGAGTTCACCGAGTGTCCGAATTGCTATG GTCGCGGGAAACTGGTATGCCCAGTATGTCTCGGAACTGGTTTGCCGAATAACAAAGGACTTCTGCGGAGACCCGAGGCTCGGAAATTACTAGACAAGATGTACAATGGCAGGCTTCTCCCTAATTCCTAG
- the LOC120263625 gene encoding pantothenate kinase 1-like, translating to SSETTEWAKIFFWISGERRSVASWGSGNPPISLPNQPNTCPLLALDIGGTLIKLVYFKPDNEGNAGGKLHFVNFQTRCLDECLEFIKSYKFIGNGVIHEASTSANLTIKATGGGAYKFSDVFREKLGVTLHKLDEIDSVVDGANFLLKKIPCESFIHKNGRREPININTTNLFPYLLVNIGSGVSMIKVMGNKKFERVTGTHVGAGTMFGLAKLLTGCMRYDEFLELSRQGDNLVLDLIVKDICGELVGQKQGLSASTLASSFGKVINSRKQLSDYKSEDLAKTLLSAFTYNIAQVSYLVAALLGLKRVFFGGSYIRGHASTMDNISYAIDYWSKGQMQALFLRHEGFLGALGAFMDYENIDTYDLPLEDTKEKEPLHDTFTSPDGISTTEHNESSIFPYLLVNIGSGVSMVEVTGKGKFERIIGTHLGGGTILGLARLLTGCASYEEFLELSQRGNTLAVDLTVGDIYGEHGYSKHNLPASTTAASFGKVSSNKLSDYKAEDLAAALLNAFTYNVGQISYFVAKLSGLRRIFFRGTYVCGHAKTMEKISRSLKYWSKDELQTTFLCHEGFMGAVGAFWSYENMGIANLETEEIMRQVLLGAPYTGGNGPALPLAAHLSLTGGGDVSFRDEVERLQHDNNEMKDEIERLRQENAQLKAALQKIRLDTAFDGKNTPPS from the exons TCATCGGAGACGACGGAATGGGCGAAGATCTTCTTCTGGATCTCCGGGGAGCGACGATCGGTGGCGAGCTGGGGGAGCGGAAACCCTCCGATCTCGCTCCCCAACCAGCCAAACACTTGCCCTTTGCTCGCCCTCGACATTGGAG GAACTCTGATTAAGTTGGTGTATTTCAAACCTGATAATGAGGGAAATGCTGGAGGGAAGCTCCATTTCGTCAACTTTCAAACACGGTGTCTTGATGAATGTCTGGAGTTCATAAAATCCTATAAGTTTATTGGCAATGGTG TGATACATGAGGCTTCAACCAGTGCAAATTTGACAATAAAG GCTACAGGAGGTGGGGCTTACAAATTCTCTGATGTCTTTCGAGAGAAGCTTGGGGTTACTCTTCATAAGCTGGATGAAATTGATAGCGTTGTGGATGGGGCAAATTTTTTGTTAAAG AAAATCCCATGCGAGTCTTTCATTCACAAGAATGGAAGAAGGGAGCCCATAAATATCAACACGACAAACTTATTTCCTTACCTTCTTGTCAATATTGGCTCTGGTGTGAGTATGATAAAG GTCATGGGGAACAAGAAGTTTGAAAGAGTAACAGGGACACATGTCGGTGCTGGTACCATGTTTGGTCTAGCAAAACTGTTAACTGGTTGCATgag GTATGATGAATTTTTAGAGTTGAGTCGGCAGGGGGATAATCTTGTGCTAGACTTAATTGTCAAAGATATTTGTGGAGAGCTAGTTGGTCAAAAG CAAGGGCTTTCAGCATCAACTCTTGCTTCTAGCTTTGGAAAGGTAATAAATTCTAGAAAGCAGCTTTCGGATTATAAATCAGAGGACCTTGCTAAGACGTTGTTGAGTGCATTTACTTATAACATTGCACAA GTCTCCTACTTAGTTGCAGCATTACTAGGCCTTAAAAGAGTCTTTTTTGGAGGATCTTACATACGCGGTCATGCAAGCACAATGGACAATATTTCATATGCAATTGATTATTG GTCCAAGGGGCAAATGCAAGCTTTATTCTTGCGCCATGAGGGATTTTTGGGAGCATTAGGTGCATTCATGGATTATGAAAATATTGACACCTATGATTTGCCACTTGAAGacacaaaagaaaag GAGCCCTTGCATGACACTTTTACATCCCCTGATGGAATTTCAACAACTGAACACAATGAAAGCAGCATTTTTCCATATCTTCTTGTTAATATTGGATCAGGTGTTAGTATGGTTGAG gTAACTGGGAAAGGAAAGTTTGAGCGAATAATCGGGACACATCTAGGTGGTGGTACCATACTTGGTCTTGCAAGATTGTTGACAGGCTGTGCCAG TTATGAAGAATTCTTAGAGTTGAGCCAAAGGGGGAACACTCTTGCGGTTGACTTGACTGTTGGGGATATCTATGGTGAGCATGGTTATTCAAAG cATAATCTTCCAGCGTCAACCACCGCAGCTAGTTTTGGGAAGGTATCTTCCAATAAGCTTTCAGACTACAAAGCAGAGGACCTTGCTGCAGCCCTTTTGAATGCTTTCACCTACAATGTAGGACAA ATATCTTATTTTGTGGCAAAACTATCAGGCCTCAGGAGGATCTTCTTCCGTGGGACTTACGTATGTGGCCATGCAAAGACAATGGAGAAGATTTCTCGTTCACTAAAATATTG GTCGAAAGACGAATTGCAAACAACATTCCTATGTCATGAGGGGTTCATGGGAGCGGTTGGTGCATTTTGGAGTTATGAAAATATGGGTATTGCTAACTTGGAAACTGAAGAGATTATGAGACAAGTCTTGCTTGGTGCTCCTTATACAGGCGGGAACGGTCCTGCTTTACCCTTGGCCGCTCACTTGTCTCTTACT GGAGGTGGTGATGTCAGCTTCAGGGATGAAGTAGAAAGATTGCAGCATGATAATAATGAAATGAAGGATGAAATTGAGAGATTACGACAAGAGAATGCACAACTGAAGGCTGCGTTGCAGAAAATCAGATTAGATACTGCTTTTGATGGTAAGAATACACCACCTTCATAA